From Streptomyces sp. TLI_105, the proteins below share one genomic window:
- a CDS encoding FAD-binding oxidoreductase — protein MAPVAMRLAAQSLSDAQPVPFWLEDPGKPGALPALTGTEKCDLLVVGGGYSGLWTALLAKERDPSRDVVLIEGREVGWAASGRNGGFCAASLTHGFGNGLARWPGELPKLERMGERNLDAIEATVARYGIDCEFERTGEIDVATEPYQVEELHEWYEEADRLGLAEGMEFLDQGAVRAEVDSPTFLGGLWDKRGVAMLHPAKLAWGLKRACLDLGVRIYENTPGLQLVGVGAGMGVRTPYGRVVARRVALGTNVFPSLVRRVRAYTVPVYDYALMTEPLSPEQLASVGWKNRQGLGDSANQFHYFRITADHRILWGGYDAVYPYGGKVSAEMDHRPETYLKLAEHFFRCFPQLEGLRFSHAWGGAIDTCSRFSAFFGTAHQGKVAYAAGFTGLGVGATRFGGDVMLDLLAGERTERTDLEMVRSKPLPFPPEPVAWAGIGITKWSLARADENGGRRNLWLKAMDRLGLGFDS, from the coding sequence ATGGCCCCAGTCGCCATGCGTCTCGCTGCACAATCTCTCTCCGACGCCCAGCCCGTCCCCTTCTGGCTGGAAGACCCCGGCAAGCCCGGAGCCCTGCCCGCCCTCACCGGCACCGAGAAGTGCGATCTCCTCGTGGTCGGCGGCGGATACAGCGGACTGTGGACCGCGCTCCTGGCCAAGGAACGCGACCCCTCCCGGGATGTCGTGCTGATCGAGGGCCGCGAGGTGGGCTGGGCCGCCTCGGGCCGCAACGGAGGCTTCTGCGCGGCCTCCCTCACCCACGGCTTCGGCAACGGGCTCGCCCGCTGGCCGGGCGAGCTGCCGAAGCTGGAGCGGATGGGCGAGCGGAACCTCGACGCCATCGAGGCGACCGTCGCCCGCTACGGGATCGACTGCGAGTTCGAGCGCACCGGCGAGATCGACGTCGCCACCGAGCCGTACCAGGTGGAGGAGCTCCACGAGTGGTACGAGGAGGCCGACCGGCTCGGTCTCGCCGAGGGCATGGAGTTCCTGGACCAAGGCGCCGTGCGGGCCGAGGTCGACTCGCCGACCTTCCTCGGCGGCCTGTGGGACAAGCGCGGCGTCGCCATGCTCCACCCCGCCAAACTGGCCTGGGGCCTGAAGCGGGCCTGCCTCGACCTGGGCGTCCGGATCTACGAGAACACCCCCGGTCTGCAACTGGTCGGGGTGGGCGCCGGCATGGGCGTCCGCACCCCGTACGGCAGGGTGGTCGCCCGCCGGGTCGCGCTCGGCACCAACGTCTTCCCCTCGCTGGTCCGGCGCGTGAGGGCCTACACCGTCCCGGTCTACGACTACGCCCTGATGACCGAGCCGCTCAGCCCCGAGCAGCTCGCCTCGGTCGGCTGGAAGAACCGGCAGGGCCTCGGCGACTCCGCGAACCAGTTCCACTACTTCCGGATCACCGCCGACCACCGCATCCTGTGGGGCGGCTACGACGCGGTCTACCCGTACGGCGGCAAGGTCAGCGCCGAGATGGACCACCGCCCGGAGACGTACCTCAAGCTCGCCGAGCACTTCTTCCGCTGCTTCCCGCAGCTGGAGGGGCTCCGCTTCAGCCACGCCTGGGGCGGCGCGATCGACACCTGCTCGCGCTTCTCGGCCTTCTTCGGCACGGCGCACCAGGGGAAGGTGGCGTACGCGGCCGGCTTCACCGGCCTCGGTGTCGGCGCCACCCGCTTCGGCGGGGACGTGATGCTCGACCTGCTCGCGGGGGAGCGCACCGAGCGCACCGACCTGGAGATGGTCCGCTCCAAGCCGCTGCCGTTCCCGCCCGAGCCGGTCGCCTGGGCCGGCATCGGCATCACCAAGTGGTCGCTCGCCCGCGCCGACGAGAACGGCGGGCGACGCAACCTGTGGCTGAAGGCCATGGACCGGCTCGGCCTCGGCTTCGACAGCTGA
- a CDS encoding ABC transporter permease produces MRWIRKNLVVIAGLLTLAYMILPNLVVMAFSFNRPKGRFNYSWQEFSLDAWKDPCGVADMCESLSLSLQLAAWATLGAVLLGTMIAFALVRYRFRARGAINSLIFLPMAMPEVVMAASLLTLFLNMGIELGFWTVLIAHIMFCLSFVVTAVKARVMSMDPRLEEAARDLYAGPTQTFLRVTLPIAAPGIAAGALLAFALSFDDFIITNFNAGSTVTFPMFVWGSAQRGTPVQINVIGTAMFVLAVLMVMAGQIITNRRKKTATA; encoded by the coding sequence ATGCGCTGGATCCGCAAGAACCTGGTCGTCATCGCGGGCCTGCTGACGCTCGCGTACATGATCCTGCCGAACCTCGTCGTGATGGCGTTCTCCTTCAACAGGCCGAAGGGGCGCTTCAACTACTCCTGGCAGGAGTTCTCGCTCGACGCCTGGAAGGACCCCTGCGGCGTCGCCGACATGTGCGAGTCGCTCTCGCTCTCGCTCCAGCTCGCCGCCTGGGCGACGCTCGGAGCGGTCCTCCTCGGCACGATGATCGCCTTCGCGCTGGTCCGCTACCGCTTCCGGGCGCGCGGCGCGATCAACTCGCTGATCTTCCTGCCGATGGCGATGCCCGAGGTCGTCATGGCCGCCTCCCTGCTCACGCTCTTCCTCAACATGGGGATCGAGCTGGGCTTCTGGACGGTCCTGATCGCCCACATCATGTTCTGTCTGTCGTTCGTCGTGACGGCGGTCAAGGCCCGGGTCATGTCCATGGACCCGCGCCTGGAGGAGGCCGCGCGCGACCTCTACGCGGGACCCACGCAGACCTTCCTGCGGGTGACCCTGCCGATCGCCGCGCCCGGCATCGCGGCCGGCGCGCTGCTCGCCTTCGCGCTCTCGTTCGACGACTTCATCATCACCAACTTCAACGCGGGCTCCACCGTCACCTTCCCCATGTTCGTCTGGGGCTCGGCACAGCGCGGAACCCCCGTCCAGATCAACGTCATCGGCACCGCGATGTTCGTCCTCGCGGTACTGATGGTCATGGCCGGGCAGATCATCACGAACCGGCGCAAGAAGACAGCAACAGCCTGA